One Marinibacterium anthonyi genomic region harbors:
- a CDS encoding acyl carrier protein, which translates to MSTQDKILSLLAEHAGVETVKMSDKLFGGGINLSSVAYTEFVLAFEEQFGVELDMDGLDASIETVGQFVDVLEGHLAARIG; encoded by the coding sequence ATGAGTACCCAGGACAAAATCCTGAGCCTGCTCGCCGAACATGCGGGTGTCGAAACGGTCAAGATGTCGGACAAGCTGTTCGGCGGTGGCATCAACCTGTCGTCGGTGGCCTACACCGAATTCGTGCTGGCCTTCGAAGAGCAGTTCGGCGTCGAACTCGACATGGACGGCCTCGACGCCTCGATCGAGACGGTGGGCCAGTTCGTCGACGTTCTCGAAGGCCACCTGGCCGCCCGGATCGGCTGA